The genomic region ATCTACAGCGCTGCGGTCGCTGGTTAAACCTCGCGATGCCTTAGAatcttgtttttgtcttttcactcGTATTTTACATTATCTTAGAATACTGGGTGTAGATGGAGCAGTAGCTGCGATTTCCTGCAGTCACACTGTGCCACAACAGAGTCGGACCTATATTTTTTGTCTCAAAGCCAATGAATACGTGAGTGAACGAGTGTGTGAAGCTGCTACCGCGAGATGAAATCTAAAATAACTGTGCACATATCTATATATCTTTCTCTGCACTTTTATCTAGAATTGGTTCCCAAGCAGAGATCCCGCTCGGTTTCAGCTTAGCTCGTACGAAAACATAGGCTGAAGCTTTCTCCTGTTTTCAGAGCTGCACATGGTTTTGGCCTGTTGTTATAGATTCAGTAGAATCACCAGTGGGACTGAGGATGAAGTGAAGACGAGGTACCTATCTGTAGCGTTGATCTTAGTAACGAGTGCATACAGTTCAGCCTTTTGAATGATTTCATTTAAGCATGTCAAATAtctgctttttatttgtgtttttttttgtgtgtgtgtatttgccttCTTCAAATAGAGCAGCAGAGCTTGTGATTCACATCAGAATGGAGTCTCTTTGCTTTACCTTCTCACACGTATCCACAGTGTAATTATCAGATTGTGGCTCAGGTCGGAACCTGAATGAGCCCAAGACAATACCGAagcaattgtgtttttttgtgtttgatgtCGACCTGAGTTTTCCCTGATTTCATCAAATGTAATTCAGTCCCACCAAATTATTATTCATCTGGTGAAATCTACATGGTTACGGCTGCTGTAGTCGCAAAAgaacattttcatgtttttatcctTCGGTTCAGTTAAAGGATTTTATCGTGTATTTCGGGGAATCTTGTGAACCCATGGACTGATTTAGTGAAAATGAAACGCCACACAATAATTTCTAAATGCACCGTTCTCATGGTGATGTATTGATAAGGAAAGTTACATTTCTAAATTATTAGAGTTTGAATTTTGCTGCGGACATTGACTTCAATAATGAGCCAGTGTCTCGTCTCCACGATGTGACTCAGAAAACCGTTTGGAGACATTTGCCATGTCCCTTCACCCTGTGCCCTCATACTgcatctgtcctcctcctcctcctcctccactctgacaGATTTGATTGTTGACAAGAAAAAACTTAAACAGCCCTTTATCCAGTCAGTGTCTGTGTTGACAGACGAAAAGTTGAAACCAAAGACGACTGCATGGAAGCTGTGCTGATGGctataacagtgtgtgtgtgtgtgtgtgtataggatATGCTCCATATGTCACAATGATTTCTGTAAAGCTGTAATTATCCAACTTAATGGACCTATCACTATTTCAAACCCATTTCAGTTCTGTGTTTAAAAAGGTGTCGAGACCACAGAcagtttaaagatggacgacacacgttatccagaaacaaagacaaaatattcCTAATGCGAGCGATGACATTGGTGGGGGGGAGCTCCTGCCAGTACATAGACTCGATCAATAGTGAGTtagtcccagctgtcaatcatgatgtttaacCCTCATTTTATGGCATCAAATTACTAATTAGAACCAAACTTACAGGAAAATTTGCATTTGAACATGCCTACCCAAAATATccgaaaccatctttgagacaAATTCATTCGATTTATATGCTTTTCTTTAGTCCAATCCATGTTCCACCAATTAACATGGAGTTCATGACACTGTTGGAATgtcgttcatctttatttacagtccttCAAGACACAAACCTGAATGAGTTCCCAAACCACGGATGAAAAGAAGGATGTTTTATGAGTGAAAGCTTGAGGATAGTTAATGATATTTTTCGTTTTTGTTCATATTCTTTCAACTTTACTTTACATTATTTGTCATCTAGATATTTTCTGAAGCGAATGAGACGAGGTTTGAGAACAGTTGCCTGTGATTCTTCTTAATATAGACGCCCAAATACTATACGCGTTTTAAAATGAACTCATGTTCATCTCCTATGGCCTTAGTGACACACTCTGCACTGGTTCAACACTTGCTCACGGcgcaatttttttaaatatcaagacTAAACATGCATGGCAGAGAACCTATTATTGATGAGATGGGAATGTACGGGGCACACGGTGATTCATACCAGTGCTCGCCTAGAAAATGTGAAGCATGCTGAAGTGTCTGTTTTGTGATCCCGAAACTGTTGTCGTGACTTTATATGTGAACTTCCATTTGCTGTGCGGAGTTCCCCTCGCTATTGTTTAACTTCAGAGAAcgagaaaaataatttttttgcaaAATGTACAAAAAGAAGCTGGTGTGTCCAAAGTCACATTTCATGATTTTTACACTTTTTAGCTGCTTTAGGTTTTTATTTGATTCGACTCCATTCTGATGTGAATAAGCTCAGCAACACTAGAAATCAGTCACCGCAGGGTAGCACTGCTACAACCAAGGGCAACGTGACTTTGTGAACCTTCTGCTCTCAATTCTGCACAGTCCAGAGTGGCCTTAAATTCATTAATAAACGgataattcaaaacaaatgcTGTCATTTGGGTTTTTAATTTTGAACTCTGtgcaggaggttatgttttcacttgtaCATGTGATcaaaatgcatatttaaaaGGTTTGTCTTAACAAATTCCCCTCATGGTCTTAAAATGCTTTAATCCTTCCTCATATCGCAACTGAGGTAAATGAATGTTTACATGGCCCCGCCCTTGCTCTTCATCTCCCCACcctcacagcgccacctgcaggtgAGCCTTTTTTCTTCACCACTTCGCTATACCTGCTAAACTAACGACTGAAATGTCGTCATGTTAGCACTGAGAAAACCATTTAACTTTTAAAAGCTCCGTGTGAAAGagttaggtgaaagggatctatttacagaaattgaatatagaataatcctagtgatgttttcactcttgtgtttcatctaaattgtatgaattgttgctTTATTTACCCTAGACTGGACCCTTTAcatttaaacactttatatttacaccagctcctctctacggaggccgccatgttttttacagtagcccaaactggacaaactaaacatctgtTCAGTTTTTATGACACCTGAAGGTTAGCACAGGTTTCCACATGTTTGGAAGCGGAGGGCGAGGTGAGGTGAATACccgctgcaacatgcaacttcaccactacaCTACATTCACAATacaactctacacactgaaccattGCACTTCACCCTCATGCAGTCGACTGTTTGCAGCCTAGAAGACGCACACGTCGACTGAACTCTGGCCAGCGGAAACCCACAGCCGACTTCCTCAGTGTCTGCAGTCTCAGATGAGCTGAACAAGACTTAATCGAGAAAACCACATGAGCAGAAGCCGGGGATGTGTCACCGgttctgaggaggagaaggaaatgTGCAGTGACTATTACATTGTGAAACTTGAATTACGCAACACAGATTTACAACAGGAGCGCCTGTCTTATGTTGTAGTGAATTCAACGCGTCATTGTAGACTTGAGTTTAGTGATTCTCTTCTTTGACAATACTGCAAcaggcatttttttttgttttccttggtTTCAAACAATTTCAGCTGGTTAATTGTaattgacatttttttacattgcaGCCCTACTGgcacatttcctttttttaaatgtcaagctAAAAACGTCCTTTTCTGTTTCCGTCAGTTTCATCTGCCACAGAATCGTAACCACCTCATTTCGGTGGCTCTGATTGAAACATGCTATAAGACCTAAAATGCAAATTGTACAAAGcttagattttattttgatggaTACACAATGGCAGATTTTTACATGGTTTCTCAGAATCTGGTTTGTCCTTTTTCGGTTTCTGTCTCCTTTTGTGATTCTGCACCTCCCAGTTCAGGAATTACAGGTTTCACCAGTAGCCTCGTCACGTTGATAATTCATCCAGTTCCAGTTAAGATTAAAATCTGTTGAGTTATTATTACCCTTAACCGAGTGCGGCTGATGTTCGATCGTATTGAGTCGGGCTTTGCAAGAAGTTTCTTCCTGTGTATGAAGgagttttctttctgtctgttggGTTCCCTCTAAAATATCAAGTGCTTTGAGGTAATGCAATCGTTTCATCTTCCAGCCAttgacatgttttcttttcttgagtCTGAGACATTCTTGACTCAGGAATGGACCAGAGCCCAGAGGAAAAGTCTGCTGCTCACAATCCTCTTTCTTTTGTATCCTGACAATTTGAAGATGACAAAAGATCTACAACTTTTCTGCTAACCTCTCCTTTAGGAAAAAGGAAACAATATGAATCTAAAACAAATTATACTGACCAGAGTCCTGCTCCTGTGGAAAAAAAGCATGAGATCCAATTTTAATATTCCTCTGTATATTCCTCTGTAAATCTACAGATTAAAGAAACAGCTACAaaccaatgtaaaaaaacaatactgaACAAAACAGCCCTGCAACTGAAACAGAATTTTccgatttatttaaataaatttactgtTCACAGTGTCAAGCGCTCAAATGCTGAAAAACCTTTACAAAATGGTTGTTCACCCCCGCGGACATTTCTATCTTGGCAAGAAAATGAGCAGCTCAGTCAAATTCCCAAACATCATGTTCAGGCACAACCAACCAACTTTGTCAAGTCTCTTCTTATCTCTTCTTATCACCCAGAGAGTGTTTTTCTTACTGTTTCTCAGTTTACTCTTTGGGTATGTATGTTTACAAACTCTCCCAAGAGGATCTGACCCTGAACAAACCAGTTCAGTTGCTTTGTGACGACATTTAACAAATCCCTGAACGCTCGTTCCTACTTGCTGTTAAACTTGACGTTGTCGAACTTGACGATCTTCCCGTCACGTGTCACCACCTCCTTCTGCTCCCAAGATCCCACCTCCCCGTTTTTCTCCTCAAAGCGCCGCACCACCACCCTCCCCGTCGTGGGCAGGTTGCAGGGCAGATCCATGGCGGCCTCCTTGTAAAGCCTCATTTTCATGAAGTCCTGTGTGAGGTCGCCCCCCCCTGTCGGCACCAGAGCCTGGCTTTTGTCTTTGTCCTCAGTCCTCCGAAGGACAGGGGGAGTGGGGCGCTGTGCTTTGGGGTCTGGTCTGGGTGATCGCTCCCATTTTAGAGGTTTAATTGGTAAAGGATCCCTGTTGTATGGCGATGGGGCTCTGTTCAATGGGGAAGGATCCCTGTTGTATGGTGATGGGGCTCTGTTTAATGGGGAAGGATCCCTGTGTAATGGTGATGGGGCTCTGTTCAATGGGGAAGGATCCCTGTTGTATGGTGATGGGGCTCTGTTCAATGGGGAAGGATCCCTGTGTAATGGTGATGGGGCTCTGTTCAATGGGGAAGGATCCCTGTGGAATGGTGATGGGGCTCTGTTCAATGGGGAAGGATCCCTGTGGAATGGTGATGGGGCTCTGTTCAATGGGGAAGGATCCCTGTGGAACGGCGATGGATCTCTTCTCAGGGGAGATGGATCCCTGTTCCTGTCATTAACATTGGCTGAAGGTGGCTTGAGGTGGTCTTTCTGTGTAGGTGCGTTGGTGACCTGTCCTGCACCTCCAGCCCTTCGTATTTCACCGATGACCCCCCCCACGGAGGCCCTCAGAGAAGGGTTGGGCTCCACCATCCTGCACACAGCGTGGCAGTAAGGCTGATCGTGCAGGGTATCCTTGATCTTGGCGGGGCTGACGGTGGGTGTGAACAGCCGAATCCGGGCGCAGAGCTCGGCGATGATCTTCCCCATGGCCCACACGTCTGAGCGCTGGTCCCGCTGGCTGCCCCTCTGCAGCACCTCGGGGGCCGAGTAGGCCTCGTTGCCCATGTCAGCGGCAGAGTTGAGGCCACGTCGGAAGAACTTGGCGAGTCCCAGGTCGATGATCACCGccctgtgtgtgtcatgttCCACCTGGAGGACAAAAGTTTAGTTCGTGAGAAATAGTTTCTAAAAAAGGCaaaatttctggatagtgggaggaggtggagacgtgtcgtccgtctttatttacagtctatgtgcTAACGTGgctaaaatgtatgaaaactgACATGTAAGCAAATAGAGGAACAATCGTTGCCACTGAAAGAATTATTTaaccagaaacacacaccgGAACCGAAATGCTGCAAAAGAAACTTCAACAAAACTAGCATTAGCCATATACTTattatagcatttttttttttttttcttgtattgAGTTTTCTTGGAGCTGCAGCTCATATCTGACCCGAGCTTTAGTCCACGTTGCCTCGGA from Pleuronectes platessa chromosome 10, fPlePla1.1, whole genome shotgun sequence harbors:
- the zmp:0000000881 gene encoding uncharacterized protein zmp:0000000881 — translated: MAYSTSTIAQGCFGKVYKEKYNDTWAAIKRVPQHLISRKDLERECDVYNKLNHPNIVKLLGNINLKDGKWVIPLEFVFGEDLETTIFKAAKSKIQLTPSNRGTIIVGMCEGLQHLHSKDIVHQDLKPENIMVEHDTHRAVIIDLGLAKFFRRGLNSAADMGNEAYSAPEVLQRGSQRDQRSDVWAMGKIIAELCARIRLFTPTVSPAKIKDTLHDQPYCHAVCRMVEPNPSLRASVGGVIGEIRRAGGAGQVTNAPTQKDHLKPPSANVNDRNRDPSPLRRDPSPFHRDPSPLNRAPSPFHRDPSPLNRAPSPFHRDPSPLNRAPSPLHRDPSPLNRAPSPYNRDPSPLNRAPSPLHRDPSPLNRAPSPYNRDPSPLNRAPSPYNRDPLPIKPLKWERSPRPDPKAQRPTPPVLRRTEDKDKSQALVPTGGGDLTQDFMKMRLYKEAAMDLPCNLPTTGRVVVRRFEEKNGEVGSWEQKEVVTRDGKIVKFDNVKFNSK